The DNA region gggacatgggttcaagcgctggtccgggaagatcccacatgccgcagagcaacgaagcccgtgtgccacagctactgagcctgcgctctagagcccacaagccacaactactgagcccgtgagctgcaactactgaagcccgcatgcctagagcccgcatTCCacgagagaagcccgcgcaccgcaatgaagagtagcccctgctcgccgcaactagagaaagcccacgtgcggcaacgaagacccaatgcagccaaaaataaaaaataaattaaaaaacaagctcAGGGGTTTCATTCCCAATATGGTTTTCCTACTATTgctgaataatgaaaaaaatcccCCAAGAAGTTTAGAATGACTCGTATTTAATATTGATATTAGGAGCAGAGAGTCTGCGCCCTGCTCCTGGTGTGGAGCAGCTGAGGACAAGCTCTGCGGGTGGGCCTGAGCCGAACCAGGCCCcgggcacacagcaggcactccaCGACTGCAGTCTAAAGGgatgactgggggtgggggaggaaacaGGGCCCTCAGCTGCCCTCCCCGCACCAGTCCCGCCTTGCTAAAGGACCCTCTTCCCTACCAAGGCAGAGGCCACTCACTCCCTGGcatacagcaggcactcaatactTTCTGTGCGGTAAGTAAACAGATGGGGCCCTGGGTCTCCCAACTGTTGAGTGAAGGGGTGGACAGATGGCTGCCAAAGCCCACTGGGTCCTAAAGCCCTTCAACCTCAGTGACGAAGGAGCTAAGGCTTTGGCCGTGTGTGGCCCGAGGATGCTGGGGCAGCAGAGGAGCCCGTCTGCCACTGGTCAGCCTTGTGGCCATGCCACCTGCCCACGGCACCCACACGGCAGCAGGCCAGGCCTTCCCAGTCCTCAGAACACACCTGCCAGCCAGGTCGTTCCCGCCCCTTGTCCAGAGGAGCCCCTGAGCCCCCGAGAGGCGGAGGAGCCTGCTCAAGAGGCAGGGCAGGAACTCACCAGTCTTCACAGAACCGTCACGGCTGCATCTCTCCCCGGCACTCGAACGTGTTTCAAGGGGGGAGAAATGGACGGTGTCATGTAAAGAAATACTCGTTTTCAGTGCTTTCTATGTGGCGCTCAAAGCACTCTGCAAACAATCCCTCCCGATCACGTGCAGGCGGCGGCCTGGCTGGGCTCGGCCCACTGGAGCCCCTTCGGCCTCCTCAGCCACGCGCCCTCCAGGCCAAGGTCCGCGGGAGGCCCCTACAGGTTCTAGTGCAGGTCCTCGTCAGCCTCCTGCACCTCCACGTGACTGTAGGACCTCCAGGCCTGCAGGTTACAGCTCTTCAGGATGGTTCCCAGCTGCTTCCCAGGTCCTACTTCAAAAGTTTTGGGGAACTCGGTGCCTTTCTTCCTCTCATATACGGCGTGCATCGTCTGCTCCCACTTCACCGGGGAGACCACCTGCCGGACCAGCAGTTTCCGGATGTGTTCTGGATGCGTGTATCTACTGCCGTTAACGTTTGAGTGGACGGACACCAGAGGCTTCCTGACATCAATTGCCTTTAAAACTTGTGCCAGGGGCTCCAAAGCTGGCTCCATGAGGCTGGTGTGGAAGCCACCGCTAACCGGCAACATCTTGGTGCGTCTGAAGTGATACCTGGAGGAATTCTTCTGGAGAAACTGCAGAGCCTGGAAGCAAAAGAAGGGACGTTGACGTTTAAGCCAAGCAAATCTTAGGGGAAGAAACAGAGAGGCAGTCACCACTGGCTGATGTCACAGTCCTACGTATAGGATCTGCTTATCTCTACACACCAGCACCGGTTATTCCATCCTGCACGGCTGCCAAGTCAGTGTCCCAGAAGCCCTCACCAGCCCAGTGGCCCCAGGCAGCCTCTTTGAACTTCTTTTAATCCATCCATAAAATGAGCACAATTTCACCTACTTCATAAGATTGCTGGGAAGTGATCAAATAGGAGGTATCTGATGAATGAAAAAGCAGTATCTAGTAAGTGTCAGTTTTCAATTAGAATTCTGCTactcttcataatttttttaagccTGTTTTCTTGTTACTCCATAACCTTCAAGATGAAAATTCACAAGATTCCAGCCTCACTTCACAATCTAAGGTCTGAAACCCCTCATCTGGGCTCCTCTAGAGAAGACAAGAGCTTGATTAAAAGGGGCCTCTGGGACTAACAGGCCCCAACTTAGAACCACTTGCAAACATCTTTAGAACAGTATATAGAGACCCTGTGCCCTCGGGACACAGCCCAAGGCCTACCACCCTGACAGCCCTTCACTGGGATCCACCAAAGGCCTTCCCATGCACTAAACCATCTGCCACGTCCCTCCAACCTGACACCATCCACGGCCTGCTCAGAAGCTGGGCCAGCTGCTCCTGACGACTCAAGGTAAGTCGTGgcagctgcgtgaccttgggcactTTACCTGTcagtgccttagtttcctcacctgtaaaatggcgATAACAACAGTTACGTCACAGGGCTATGAAGAACTATGCTCAGTATACAAACCCTATAGAGGGGCGGTGATTATTAACTTGTTACCAAGCCCATCCATGTCCACCGGAAAAAATACAGCAGGGtctggagttccctggtggcctagtggttaggattccaggctttcactactgtggcccaggttcaatccctgattgaggaactgagatcctgcaagctgtgcggcacggccaaaaaaaaaaaaaaaaaaaaaaaaaatacagcggGGAAGCTATTTGTGCCCCGAAAGGGGAGGGATGAATATCTCTGGTTGGATGGTGCTCCTTCGTCCCTCTCTGTGGGCCCCGCCCTGCAGGAGCTTAGCCTGCTGCCCAGGCAGGGCCAGTTCAGCCCGAGGCTCATCACGTGTCACTTCCCTCTGCCGTGAGTGAGTCCATCTGTTCCACCCCGAGGCTGCTCAGCCGCCTGAGCCTTGGGGCGAAATCCAAGTGGAGCAGAGCCCAGCACAGCGAACTGTCATGGAGTGTGAACCATGCGTCTGGGAAGCACGGAGGGGTCTGGGCTGTCACTGCAGCAGAGTCTAGCCTGACCTGACTGACCTGGTGCTTCACATCCAATTCCACGCTCCATCCATCCCCACCTCACTGAGGGATGCGCCCCCAGAGCCCCTCTGAACAGGAGACTCTTGGGCTTCACAGCCCAAGCCTTTCCCACCAAGCCTGGACACTTCTGATCACCGTCTACGGAGACAGCTGCTCGGGGGCACTTCTGCACCACCGCCACGGTCTCTAAGTGCTTTCCATGGGAAGCCTCTGGATTCATCCAACTCAAGTCCCAGGTCAGGGCCACAGGAGTCAAGGACACAGCCTCGGGGTCCAGAGGCTCCTGTGGCTGGCTCTCAGGCCAGGCATGGGTCTAGCAAAGGGCAAGGAGTTTTTTCACATCCACTGTTGGGAAAGGGACTCACCTGCTCAGGGGACTCTGCCCGCACCTAAGCTCTTTGCTGTAGCACTTCCAACAGCACCAAAAGCCAAACCTGGGAATCCCAGGAATCGCCACCTGCACTGGATGCCCATCTGTCTGGGAGCCTGGGAGACTCCTGCCTTGACTGGGGGGCCCCTCCTGGCCCACTTATGGGCTTCCTTCCAAGGCTATTAACGGGAATAAGCAACCAGCTCCGTGATTCGCTTGGGGCCACCGTAGCTGGTCTTCCCGTCATCTCAGAACTGCCCCAGAGGCTCTCACTGATTCAGAGGAGATACGTAAGGACACCGGCGTACTGGCAAGGCCTTAACAGGGAGATGAACCAGCATGGTCAAGTGGAGGAAACTTGGACTTCAGATGGACGTGGACGGGAGCTCTCACCCTGCCTCCACCACCACTAAGCCCTTGGCCCTCTGCCTCACCTTCCCGGTGTAGAGCTCCCGTCCACAGAGCACAGGACCAGACGGAGGACCGGAGGAGACAAGATGGGGAAGCACCCATCCGGTCTGCACTCAACACTCCCCAGCCAGGCACACGGTACAGAACTGCCCCTTCCGTCAGGCGCTCCTGTCTGCCTGGGATGCCCCTGCTCTTGGCAACCTCATCCTCCAGGCACCGCCTCCTGGCACCCTGGTAGTCAGCCTGACCCTTACTGTGCCCTGAAACCTGGAGTCATCCATTCACAGCCAGCCTTCCTTTGACAGCAGGAACCCCGGCTGATCCGTCCGTGTGTCCTCAGTGCTTGCCACACAGGAGCTGCCCGAGAAAGGATGTCTGGGGCAGCAGTGAGTGGAAGGATGGACAGAAGGAAAGGCTGCAAAAACAGACACCTAAGAAAAAGTAGAGCAGGGCAGAGTAACCCAGCAGGAAACAGCTTCTCTCTCCAAAGAAGCAACTGGATCATAGGCTGTGAGAAGCCCAGAACGTATCACAGGAAGGCCCTGGAGATCATCTGGCCCAGCCCCTTTACTTTCCACGTGGGCTggaaatttgcccaaggtctGTACGTGGTGGAGCGGAGACAGTaccccagcctcctgcctctccctgcaGTGCTCGCTCCACCACACACCCCCCTGGCCCCCAGATGCCTCCCAAGGACCAGGGCTGGGCAGAGCACCTGTTACGCTCTGTGCGCTCCCAGGTGTGGAATAATTCCAACCTTCTGGACTGGACGGGGGTCTAGGAAGGTTGCTCCCGTGAACACCCACCTCCAGGTGTCCTGAGATCACCCTGCAGTCGGGAAAGAGGTAGCTGGACACCTCGCACACGGGGTTCTCTATGCCCAAAGTCCTGCAGTGCTCCTGGGCCTCCAGACAGGCAAAGGTGAACTTGGACTGAGGCTGGCCGACGACAGACAACATCCCACTGGGGACAGCTTCCGAGGCTTCCTGCATGGCCTCAGCTCGGATTTTCACTGCATACAAACCTACCCAGAGAGAAGTGCATTTGGAAAAATCAAGGCACGTAATGGAGAAGAGAAGCCCAGACCCAAAAAGCAAAGCACAAATTCCACACTGTGTGCTGGAGACCCTGATATTGGTATCCATCACCAGTCTACAAGCCGCAGTTCTACGTATCTGAAACCATACATATATGGTACCACCATCATCAAAAGGCAGGGTGCTGTCCCTGGCACAACCtcagtgtccactgacagatggataaagaagacgtggtacatatatatgatggaatattagtctaaaaaagaatggaataatgccacttgcagcaacatggctggacctagagattatcatactaagtgaagttagagAGACAAACACcatgtatcacttatatgtggaaaataaaatacgacacaaacgaacatatctacgaaacagaaacagactgagatatagagaacagactcgtggctgccaagggggagggaacgTGGGGgggggaaggattgggagttggggattagcacatgcaaactattatatacaggataaacaacaaggtcctactgtagagcacagggatatacatccaatatcctgtgataaaccataatggaaaagaatatgaaaaagcatatatgtataactgaatcacttttctgtacagcagaaattagcacaacattgtaaatcaactatacttcaataaaatttaaaaacaaaacaaaaaagaatggacTGCAATTACTGGACAGCTATCATCCTGGTCCTGGGCCAGACCAAGGAGCGGTTAAGGGACCAATCCAGGGTTTGATGGGACAACGAAGTCTGAAGAACAAACCCTGCACCCTTTCTCTCTAACACACCTTCGTTCACCCGGCACCGTATTATGTCTGTACTGGACTTTTAGCCCTTACACAAGCAGAACTGTAGAGCAAATACATTAAAAGCCTGTGTTAACAGGCAGGAGAGAACCCACAGGAACGTGGAAACCCTCCCAGGCAGGCATTAAATAACTATGCAAATTGTCAAGTGAAAAAACACAGAATGTCAATAATCCTGCAAATTACATACACATAAAACTGCATTTGTATAAAACAGTTTTATTAGGATGTGgaaatatgaaaatttttttccacTTCCTTGATAATGCTTCCTTCctataatgcttttttaaaaaacaatgaggtgaatttcacataaaatataaccagtttcaagtgtataattcagtggtatttgttttgttcatgttGTACAACCACCAGCTCTAGTTTCAAAACTTTCCATCAGCCCATAAAACACctcatttctccttccctccatccccgGTAACCTCTAATCTGTTGTCTCTCTGGATTTatgtattctggacatttcatataaaaatatgtgatttttgtgtctggctcctttcacgtAGCATGTTTTTGATGTTCATCCACACTGTAAcatcagtatttcatttctttttatggctgaataatattccactggatGGATCgactacaatttgtttatccattcatctggttaTGGACATTTGGATCAttcccaccttttggctattatgactaatgctgttataaacatctgtgtacaagtttttctgtgtggacatatgttttcatttcttaggtATAGACCTGTGAGTAGAActactgggtcacatggtaattctatgcttaacttgttttccacaatggctgcaccactttacatttcaCCAACAATGTGTGAGGTTcctacatccttgtcaacacttactattttcctcttttggtttttaaattaaaGCCACCccagtgggtatgaagtggtaccccactgcggttttgatttgcatttccctaatgattggtgatgttgcacatcttttcatgtgcttattggtccttcgtatatcttctttggagaaatgtctattcaagtcctttgtatTTAGCTATAAGCAAAAATGTTTACATGTTTATACACAAAAATCTTAAGAAGTGGAACTGATATGGCTCAAGATCAAACactgatttattcttttttcacttaatgagaATCTATTGATGATCTACCACACAACAGGCACTGGAGGTACACGAGTGGACTAAGAATGCACATAAGTAGTGGGAGACACTAAAGCAAGAAGATTTCACAAGACTACAAGAAGAAAGAAGTTCCCTGATGAACCCTCCAAGCTTAAAAGGGAATCAAGGTGAAGTCTGGTCCTCAGGTCCCATTGTCACCCCCACCCATGGCTCCCTTCTCTATTACCCCTGGGTAGGTCCAGAATTATTTTTGGTAGTGCCCCTTGTCCTCAGTAAGCCCAGCAAGACAATACCCCATGCATAAAACcgaaccttgggacttccctggtattctaatggttaagaatccgccttccaatgcagggatgtgcgttcgatccctggtcacagaactaagatcccacatgccacagggcaactaagcccatgcactctggagcccacgctccgcaacaaaagatcccccatgccacaactaagactcgatgtagccaaataaataaatattaaaaaaaaaaaaaaaccaaacctctTCCTATGTACCTTCACAAAATTCCATGGCTCCAGCAAACACTAGGGCTGCAAATTCTCCCACACTGAATCCAGCAGCAGCAACACAGTTCTCAATAACCTGCAGTGACACATGCAGAAGAACATGAGGCCAAGTTCTCAGGCGAGTTCAGTCCGGGGCTCTGCACTTTCAAGCTGACAGGGGTTCAGCAGTTCAGTGAGCCAGGTTCTGCTGGCTCCAGCTAGAAGACAACACACAGAAGTGGCCTTGACTATCACTGATCCAGCCCTTTACTGATGAGGAACTTTAACTGGCAAGGCAAGTTAAAGCCTACTCGCGGACTCCTTGGTTGAGCTGTGATGCCAACCCAGGGCTCTGGATTCTCTTGCTTCTGCCCTGGTGCTGCCCCTCAGGCAGATGGAGACAGAGGACGCTAAGTACAGAAGTTAAGAGCATGACCTTCAGAGTCACCTCTGGATTTGATTTTTAGCCTGGGAGAGTTCCCTAACGTCTGCGCCTCAGTtatctcatctgtgaaatggggagagcAGCAGGACCGACCTCACAGGGCTGCTGAGAGAATTACATGGAGATAACACCCCTAAATCGCTCAGCACAGACCTGGCCCAGGACAGGCACTGGATGAATGTTATTATCATGACTCGACATGACCACTTAAACTAATTCCTTTAATATCTCTGAGTCTTCTTTCCTTACCCACAAAGTAACAGTACTTACCTCacaaggctgttgtgaggatgaaatggggGTAAAGTACGAGCTTAACATTTACTGTTgtgataataaatattaatagcaaTCATTTCACAACTTCAAGTGAACTGATACTTTCAGGTATCACCTTCTCAATGACCCTTCCTGTAAGGGTGAAGCTTAATCCTTCTAAAATCATTTAGtaattaattaaatgattaaGGATCATTTAAAATCGCAACCCGGCCCTCCACTCCCTGGCCCCTTTCCCTGCTCTATTCTTCTTTCTGAAACACTTACCTTTAACACACTACGTAATTTACATAGCATATTTATTCTCTATTATCTATCTCCTTGCCCTAACATGCAAGCGCCCCAGGCGCAGGGatccttgttttgtttgttgtaggCTGTATCCCCTGGGCCTACAACAGTGCCCGGCACGGTGGGAACTCAGTAAGGATCTGCCGAACAGATCAGACGTTGGAGCACGCCGGCCTGGCAGGCTGGAGCCTCGGCTGGACCGCGACCTAGCTGTGAGAGCTCAGGCAGAGCCCATTCTCCCCGGCCTGCCACCGGGCCTCGGGCCTCACCGCGGGCTGCAGGTGATGCAGTTTCTCGACGGCGGCCAGCGAAGCCACGAAAACGGCGGGCTGGCAGTGCACGGTGCGGTCCAGGGCCTCCTGCGGCCCATGCAGGCTCAGCTCCAGCAAGTCGTAGCCCAGCACGCGGTGGGCGGCGGCGTAGAGCTCGCGGACGCGCGGGTAGCGGAGCAGACCGCGGCCCATGCCCACCACCTGGCTGCCCTGGCCGGGGAAGAGCAGCACCGAGTACTGGCCCGGCAACCGCCGCACCGAGGCCTCCCGGGGCCCTTCCACCGCCGCTGTCGCATCTCGCAGCAGCTCCTCCACGTCCACCGCGCCCGGGGGAGGCAGCAGGAAGCTCGAGGCGCCGCGGCGGCAGCGCACGCCCCGGCCCCAGGCCCACGCAGCCCGCGCGACCCGTACGTTCATGCTGAGGAACCGGCCCCACGCGCGTTACCAGGGCGACCGAGGCCCGACTGCGGCGGCGCGGCGCAGCGCAGCGCGGCGCGGTCCTTGACGCATTTCCTGCCGGCGGGCAGAGGCACCGCTGGGCGGGAAGAAAGGTTCCGCTGTTACCGCTTCCGTCCCTGCTCTGAAACTGTCGGCTGTGCGTCGGGTGACCACACGCTTACCTAAACCTctgcaggaaaaaataaaacacgaCACCGCACCACAATGAGCCCtcaaacatatttattaagtaaaCAACTCAATGCAATGTTATATTCAACCTAGCATGGGAAAAGTACTTGAAACGCTTCCACATTCTTTCTTGCATCTGATTTTCCCAGCACTGTCCTCTTTGATGTTTCCTACAAACCAGACACGGTGCCAGGCACAAAATAATCGTCCAATTAATACTTGTCCCGTTGAACAAAGCCCTGGATATTTTTCAGACATTAGTCTGTTTAATTCCTCACAGCAACGCTGTGACgaataggtgctattattatccttagTTTACACATGAGTAGACAAGGGCTCAAAGACAGGTGGTTAGTGACAAA from Pseudorca crassidens isolate mPseCra1 chromosome 11, mPseCra1.hap1, whole genome shotgun sequence includes:
- the MCAT gene encoding malonyl-CoA-acyl carrier protein transacylase, mitochondrial isoform X2, whose protein sequence is MNVRVARAAWAWGRGVRCRRGASSFLLPPPGAVDVEELLRDATAAVEGPREASVRRLPGQYSVLLFPGQGSQVVGMGRGLLRYPRVRELYAAAHRVLGYDLLELSLHGPQEALDRTVHCQPAVFVASLAAVEKLHHLQPAVIENCVAAAGFSVGEFAALVFAGAMEFCEGSAVSPEEFLQVSLQTHQDVAG
- the MCAT gene encoding malonyl-CoA-acyl carrier protein transacylase, mitochondrial isoform X1, whose amino-acid sequence is MNVRVARAAWAWGRGVRCRRGASSFLLPPPGAVDVEELLRDATAAVEGPREASVRRLPGQYSVLLFPGQGSQVVGMGRGLLRYPRVRELYAAAHRVLGYDLLELSLHGPQEALDRTVHCQPAVFVASLAAVEKLHHLQPAVIENCVAAAGFSVGEFAALVFAGAMEFCEGLYAVKIRAEAMQEASEAVPSGMLSVVGQPQSKFTFACLEAQEHCRTLGIENPVCEVSSYLFPDCRVISGHLEALQFLQKNSSRYHFRRTKMLPVSGGFHTSLMEPALEPLAQVLKAIDVRKPLVSVHSNVNGSRYTHPEHIRKLLVRQVVSPVKWEQTMHAVYERKKGTEFPKTFEVGPGKQLGTILKSCNLQAWRSYSHVEVQEADEDLH